From the genome of Methanobrevibacter smithii ATCC 35061, one region includes:
- a CDS encoding flavodoxin family protein, with product MKTVAIVGSPRKDGNCDILVNKVLEKIDGEKSIYYLNELDIGFCKACQACQKGDCVKDDDARKIIDEMLEADLFIFSSPIYYGQMSGQAKTLIDRFYQVSQNPNKSLEGTKVIEIFTQAQPSDAFAAYIDSMKVIPFGYMGMEIIDTIVAKGAAGKGDGLEEAIAQIEKIGDKL from the coding sequence ATGAAAACTGTAGCAATCGTAGGAAGTCCTAGAAAAGACGGAAACTGTGATATTTTAGTAAACAAAGTATTGGAAAAAATTGACGGTGAAAAAAGCATTTACTATCTTAATGAATTAGATATTGGTTTTTGTAAAGCCTGTCAAGCCTGTCAAAAAGGCGACTGTGTAAAAGATGATGATGCAAGAAAAATCATTGATGAAATGCTTGAAGCAGATTTATTTATTTTCTCAAGCCCAATTTACTATGGTCAAATGAGCGGACAAGCAAAAACATTAATTGACAGATTCTATCAAGTTTCACAAAATCCAAATAAAAGCTTAGAAGGTACAAAAGTAATAGAAATATTTACCCAGGCTCAACCAAGCGATGCATTTGCAGCCTACATTGATTCAATGAAAGTTATACCATTTGGATACATGGGTATGGAAATAATCGATACCATTGTTGCAAAAGGAGCTGCTGGAAAAGGTGACGGATTAGAAGAAGCTATTGCACAAATAGAAAAAATAGGAGATAAATTATAA
- the cysS gene encoding cysteine--tRNA ligase, protein MEIYSTLTRSKETFETMNDNRINLFVCGPTVYDDAHIGHGRTYISFDTIKRYWEYKGYTVFYIQNITDVDDKIIKRSKETGIPAGDIAKKFEKRYIEDMAKLNVTGVNLFARATDHMGEIIDQIQRLIDKGFAYETEDGVYFGIDNFKEFGKLSNRNIEELESHREIAKTTKKNPIDFALWKKRENVDEPVWNSPWGEGRPGWHIEDTAITEYYFGPQYDVHGGGLDLIFPHHEAEITQMEAVSGKSPMVNYWLHTGFLNVSGEKMSKSLNNFITIRELLKEYDADVFRFFVLSTHYRSPIDFSKESLHQSEKSLDKIKKYYESLECEIIENATSDYAPLKIAKEEFFKSMDDDFNTPKAIAAIFGLINDSKSEIDSLADEDVSAIREFLDDVGFILGIDFVLKDTGSSDELLTLISDVRQELRNNKQYELSDKIRNQLTDLGYEISD, encoded by the coding sequence ATGGAAATTTATTCTACTTTAACTCGTAGTAAAGAAACTTTTGAAACCATGAATGATAATAGAATTAATTTATTTGTTTGTGGACCTACTGTTTATGATGATGCTCATATTGGTCATGGAAGAACTTACATTTCTTTTGATACAATAAAAAGATACTGGGAATATAAAGGTTATACAGTATTTTATATTCAGAACATTACTGATGTTGATGATAAGATAATTAAAAGATCAAAAGAAACTGGAATTCCTGCAGGTGATATAGCTAAGAAGTTTGAAAAAAGATATATTGAAGACATGGCTAAATTAAATGTCACAGGAGTTAATTTATTTGCAAGAGCTACTGACCACATGGGCGAAATAATTGATCAGATTCAAAGATTAATTGATAAAGGTTTTGCTTATGAAACTGAAGACGGAGTCTATTTTGGAATAGACAATTTTAAGGAATTTGGAAAATTATCAAATAGAAACATTGAAGAATTGGAATCCCATAGGGAAATAGCTAAAACTACTAAGAAAAATCCGATTGATTTTGCATTATGGAAAAAAAGAGAAAATGTAGATGAACCTGTATGGAACTCTCCATGGGGTGAAGGAAGACCTGGATGGCATATTGAAGATACAGCTATTACTGAATACTACTTCGGACCGCAATATGATGTTCATGGAGGGGGGCTTGACTTAATATTCCCTCATCATGAAGCAGAAATCACCCAAATGGAAGCAGTTAGCGGAAAAAGTCCTATGGTAAATTACTGGTTACACACCGGATTTTTAAATGTTTCAGGAGAAAAAATGTCCAAATCTTTAAATAATTTCATTACGATTCGTGAATTACTTAAAGAATATGATGCTGATGTATTCAGGTTCTTTGTATTGTCTACTCATTACAGAAGTCCAATTGACTTTTCAAAAGAGTCACTTCATCAGTCTGAAAAAAGTTTAGATAAAATTAAAAAATATTATGAATCATTAGAATGTGAAATCATAGAAAATGCCACTTCTGATTATGCTCCATTAAAAATTGCTAAAGAAGAATTCTTTAAAAGTATGGATGATGATTTCAACACTCCAAAAGCTATTGCAGCTATTTTCGGATTAATAAATGATTCCAAAAGTGAAATTGATTCTTTAGCTGATGAAGATGTTTCAGCTATTCGTGAATTTTTAGATGATGTTGGTTTTATTTTAGGTATTGATTTTGTTTTAAAAGATACAGGATCTTCTGATGAATTATTAACTTTAATTTCAGATGTTAGACAAGAATTAAGAAACAACAAACAATATGAATTGTCTGATAAAATAAGAAATCAGCTAACTGATTTAGGTTATGAAATAAGTGATTAG
- a CDS encoding transcriptional regulator produces MKPPCEIVVWYVIPAIRSELAKDLLALGMKQKDVSELMDITQPAVSQYITDKRGSGIELSPNVKEMVKELAVQLRNGEAKKTEIIGRTCSICKHIKIGDVLKQLNIDKNDLDEDCQGCLGSEVTECK; encoded by the coding sequence ATGAAACCGCCTTGTGAAATTGTTGTATGGTATGTAATACCTGCAATCAGATCAGAATTAGCTAAAGATTTGCTAGCTTTAGGTATGAAACAAAAAGATGTTTCCGAGCTTATGGATATAACTCAGCCTGCTGTGTCTCAGTATATTACTGATAAAAGGGGCAGCGGTATTGAATTAAGTCCAAATGTAAAAGAAATGGTTAAGGAATTAGCTGTTCAGTTACGTAATGGTGAAGCTAAAAAAACTGAAATAATTGGTAGAACATGTTCCATTTGTAAACATATTAAAATTGGGGATGTTTTAAAACAATTAAACATTGATAAGAATGATCTTGATGAAGACTGTCAGGGTTGTTTAGGTTCTGAAGTTACTGAATGTAAATAG
- the cysE gene encoding serine O-acetyltransferase, giving the protein MLGRLKSEIKTIKEKDPAARSTLEIFLCYPGFYAIIMHRVSHYLWNHSLKLLARMNSNLARFLTGIEIHPGATIGKRVFIDHGMGVVVGETAIVGDDVLIYQGVILGGTSTQKTKRHPTVEKGAIIGAGAKVMGNITVGQYSKIGTGAVVLKDVPPDSTCVGVPGRIVRSKNAENIEIQHKTVDLDHNKLPDPVADAINTLTKHLKENDKHIKILYEKNSICLTEDDEDELDDLLKK; this is encoded by the coding sequence ATGCTTGGTAGATTAAAGAGTGAAATCAAGACAATAAAGGAGAAGGATCCGGCAGCACGCAGTACTCTAGAGATATTTTTATGTTATCCTGGTTTTTATGCTATTATTATGCATAGAGTCAGCCATTATCTATGGAATCACTCTTTAAAGTTATTGGCTAGAATGAATTCAAATTTAGCCAGATTTTTAACAGGTATTGAAATCCATCCCGGCGCAACTATAGGTAAACGTGTTTTTATTGACCATGGAATGGGTGTTGTTGTTGGAGAAACTGCAATTGTTGGTGATGATGTACTTATTTATCAGGGAGTAATTCTTGGAGGAACAAGCACACAAAAAACTAAAAGACACCCGACTGTAGAAAAAGGAGCAATTATTGGTGCCGGAGCTAAAGTAATGGGTAATATTACTGTTGGCCAATATTCTAAAATAGGAACCGGTGCAGTTGTTTTAAAGGATGTTCCTCCGGATTCCACATGTGTTGGAGTTCCTGGAAGAATTGTCAGAAGTAAAAATGCTGAAAATATTGAAATTCAGCATAAGACTGTTGATTTGGACCATAATAAGCTTCCGGATCCTGTCGCTGATGCAATCAATACTCTTACAAAGCATCTTAAAGAAAATGATAAACACATTAAAATTTTGTATGAAAAAAATTCAATTTGTTTAACTGAAGATGATGAAGACGAATTGGATGATTTATTGAAAAAATAG
- the cysK gene encoding cysteine synthase A: protein MVNVPELKRGVLDSVIDAIGNTPIVRLNNITEDLDAEVDVKMESFNPTGSVKDRVAVAMIEDAEEKGLLKEGSVIIEPTSGNTGIGLGFAAAAKGYRLILTMPETMSIERRKLLGIFGAELVLTPGSEGMGGAIAKADELEKEIPNGIVLHQFDNEANTRIHSQTTAKEILRDTEGKIDAVVAGVGTGGTITGIGKVLKEENPDVQIIAVEPESSQTLGKGVKGPHKIQGIGAGFVPSIYDSDIIDEIIPVKDEDAGNTLLDLAKKEGIFAGISSGAATWAAIQVAKRDENKGKRILAILPDDGSRYLSVDWLFE from the coding sequence ATGGTAAATGTCCCAGAATTAAAAAGAGGAGTTTTAGATAGTGTTATTGATGCTATTGGAAATACTCCTATTGTAAGATTAAATAATATAACTGAAGATTTAGATGCAGAAGTAGATGTAAAAATGGAATCTTTCAATCCAACTGGAAGTGTAAAAGACCGTGTTGCAGTTGCAATGATTGAAGATGCTGAAGAAAAAGGTTTGCTTAAAGAAGGTTCTGTAATTATTGAACCAACTAGTGGAAATACCGGTATTGGATTAGGTTTTGCTGCAGCTGCTAAAGGTTACAGATTAATTTTAACAATGCCTGAAACCATGTCTATTGAAAGAAGGAAATTGTTAGGTATCTTTGGAGCAGAATTAGTATTAACTCCAGGTTCAGAAGGTATGGGTGGAGCTATAGCTAAAGCTGATGAATTGGAAAAAGAAATTCCAAATGGTATTGTTTTACATCAATTTGATAATGAAGCTAATACAAGAATTCATTCTCAAACTACTGCTAAAGAAATTTTAAGAGATACTGAAGGTAAAATTGATGCTGTAGTTGCTGGTGTAGGAACTGGGGGAACTATTACAGGTATTGGAAAAGTATTAAAAGAGGAAAATCCTGATGTTCAAATTATAGCTGTTGAACCTGAGTCTTCCCAAACCTTAGGAAAAGGAGTTAAAGGTCCTCATAAAATCCAAGGTATTGGTGCAGGTTTTGTTCCGTCTATTTATGATTCTGATATTATTGATGAGATTATTCCTGTTAAAGATGAAGATGCAGGTAACACTTTACTTGATTTAGCTAAAAAAGAAGGAATCTTTGCAGGAATTTCATCTGGAGCAGCAACATGGGCTGCAATTCAAGTAGCTAAAAGGGATGAAAATAAAGGTAAAAGAATATTGGCTATTTTACCTGATGACGGTTCAAGATATTTATCTGTTGACTGGTTATTTGAATAA
- the nth gene encoding endonuclease III: MVLELTETEKVIKIVDELNKLYKIREFVNKDPYKVLVRTILSQRTRDENTDQATKNLFGKYKNIYEIVDAPTDDVEELIRCSGFYRVKAARIKEVSRILIDQYGGEVPDNLKELVELPGVGRKTANCVLVYAFELPAIPVDTHVHRISNRIGLVNTKTPEQTEVELAKIAPKELWIKLNDLMVQFGQTICKPMSPQCEMCPISDICDYC; this comes from the coding sequence TTGGTGTTGGAATTAACAGAAACTGAAAAGGTTATTAAAATTGTAGATGAGTTAAATAAGTTATATAAAATCAGGGAGTTTGTAAATAAGGATCCCTACAAAGTTTTAGTCAGGACAATTTTATCTCAAAGAACAAGAGATGAAAATACAGACCAGGCTACTAAAAACTTATTTGGCAAATATAAAAACATTTATGAAATAGTTGATGCTCCAACTGATGATGTTGAAGAGCTAATTAGATGTTCAGGTTTTTATCGTGTAAAAGCAGCTAGAATTAAAGAGGTTTCAAGGATTTTGATTGATCAGTATGGTGGTGAAGTTCCGGACAATCTAAAGGAGTTGGTTGAGCTTCCTGGTGTTGGCCGTAAAACTGCCAATTGTGTTCTGGTTTATGCATTTGAACTTCCGGCTATTCCTGTTGACACTCATGTTCACAGAATTTCCAACAGAATTGGTTTGGTAAATACCAAAACACCTGAACAGACAGAAGTGGAATTGGCTAAAATTGCCCCTAAGGAATTATGGATTAAATTAAATGATTTGATGGTTCAGTTTGGTCAAACTATCTGTAAACCTATGAGTCCTCAATGTGAAATGTGTCCGATTTCAGATATTTGTGATTACTGCTGA
- the aroA gene encoding 3-phosphoshikimate 1-carboxyvinyltransferase — MNLKVKTISNIGGEVKAPPSKSYSHRAVILASLADGTSKIHDMLFSQDVLSSINVCRALGANITKKDDYLEVIGTNGKLHNSSEVPIDLGNSGTTLRLMTSIASLADNEVILTGDDSLQTRPMEILTESLASLGVCAASINGNGKAPILIKPGYVGGETNILGNVSSQFISSILISAPLSENGVDLFVLPEFKSRPYVNMTCDIMAKFGVKIENEFFVRHDDCDRESKNCRIDEFKISKQEYKSCDYVVEGDYSSASYLLAAVAIYGGNAKILNLFKDSKQGDKLILNILKKMGAKIEIFDDYVEISSEGNLKGIDVDLSNAPDLLITVAILAALADGTTNITGVKHARVKETDRIATTCSELKKLGCKLKEFEDGMSIEGGIRSGVVDSHKDHRLAMAFSLVGLKHDIEIKNGEVFDVSFPNFIEAMSEIGVELELI, encoded by the coding sequence ATGAATCTTAAAGTTAAAACTATTTCCAATATTGGTGGTGAAGTTAAGGCACCACCCTCTAAAAGTTATTCTCACAGGGCAGTTATATTAGCTTCTTTAGCTGATGGAACATCCAAAATTCATGATATGCTTTTTTCACAGGATGTTTTGTCATCCATTAATGTATGCAGAGCTTTAGGAGCAAATATCACTAAAAAAGATGATTATTTGGAAGTGATCGGAACCAATGGTAAATTGCACAATTCATCAGAAGTTCCTATTGATTTAGGTAATTCCGGAACTACTTTAAGATTAATGACAAGCATAGCCAGTTTGGCTGACAATGAAGTTATATTAACAGGAGATGACTCTTTGCAGACAAGGCCTATGGAGATTTTAACAGAATCATTGGCTTCATTAGGTGTATGTGCAGCTTCAATTAATGGTAATGGGAAAGCACCTATTTTAATCAAGCCAGGTTATGTGGGTGGTGAAACTAATATTTTAGGCAATGTCAGTTCTCAGTTTATTTCATCAATTCTGATTTCTGCTCCTTTATCTGAAAATGGAGTTGATTTATTTGTACTGCCTGAATTCAAGTCACGCCCTTATGTAAATATGACCTGTGATATAATGGCTAAATTTGGTGTTAAAATTGAAAATGAATTCTTTGTACGTCATGATGACTGTGACAGGGAATCTAAAAATTGCCGCATTGATGAATTTAAAATATCTAAACAGGAATATAAATCCTGTGACTATGTAGTTGAAGGCGACTATTCATCAGCATCTTATTTGCTTGCAGCTGTAGCTATTTATGGTGGAAATGCAAAAATATTAAATTTATTTAAAGATTCTAAACAGGGAGATAAGTTAATATTGAATATTTTAAAGAAGATGGGTGCAAAAATAGAGATTTTTGATGATTATGTGGAAATCTCATCTGAAGGTAATTTAAAAGGTATTGATGTTGATTTGTCAAATGCTCCTGATTTATTAATTACAGTAGCTATTTTAGCAGCTCTGGCTGATGGAACCACTAATATTACAGGTGTTAAACATGCCAGAGTTAAAGAAACAGATAGGATAGCTACTACATGTAGTGAACTTAAGAAATTAGGCTGCAAGTTAAAAGAATTTGAAGACGGCATGTCTATTGAAGGAGGAATCCGTTCAGGTGTTGTTGATTCACATAAAGATCATAGGCTGGCTATGGCATTTTCATTGGTTGGTCTAAAACATGATATAGAAATTAAAAATGGGGAAGTTTTTGATGTGTCTTTTCCTAATTTCATTGAAGCCATGTCAGAAATTGGAGTTGAACTGGAGTTAATTTAG
- a CDS encoding SAM-dependent methyltransferase, whose amino-acid sequence MNYEKSKKYDKNLVENKIMGPNPLKLVEELLLNHNISDSATVMDLGSGNGLTSVFLVKEYGFKVFPTDLWSDPTENKKFFDEMGLSGDEIIPIKADANDLPFAHEFFNAIICADSYNYFGRDDNFLDEKIIPFIKPGGYVYIAVPGMKKDCHDDLPDELLLSWNEEQLDYIHDMDYWKNIVDKSNKSKVISIKQMEGNEELWTDWINCDNEYAAGDKKAVDAGACKYLNFISIVLQRVK is encoded by the coding sequence TTGAATTATGAGAAATCAAAAAAGTATGATAAAAATTTAGTTGAAAATAAAATTATGGGTCCAAATCCTTTAAAATTAGTTGAAGAATTATTACTGAATCACAATATTTCTGATTCTGCTACTGTAATGGATTTGGGGAGTGGTAATGGTTTAACTTCAGTATTTCTTGTAAAAGAATATGGTTTTAAAGTTTTTCCAACTGATTTGTGGAGCGACCCAACAGAAAACAAGAAATTTTTTGATGAAATGGGACTTTCAGGTGATGAAATAATTCCTATTAAAGCTGATGCTAATGATTTACCATTTGCACATGAATTTTTTAATGCGATAATTTGTGCAGATTCATATAATTACTTTGGAAGAGATGATAACTTTTTAGATGAAAAAATAATTCCATTTATCAAGCCTGGGGGTTATGTGTATATTGCAGTTCCTGGCATGAAAAAAGATTGTCATGATGATTTGCCTGATGAATTATTGCTTTCCTGGAATGAGGAACAGTTAGATTATATTCATGATATGGATTATTGGAAGAATATAGTTGATAAATCCAATAAATCAAAGGTTATTTCAATTAAACAAATGGAAGGAAATGAAGAACTTTGGACAGATTGGATTAACTGTGATAATGAATATGCTGCCGGAGATAAAAAAGCTGTTGATGCAGGAGCTTGCAAATATTTAAATTTCATATCAATTGTACTTCAAAGAGTTAAATAA
- a CDS encoding valine--tRNA ligase, with protein sequence MSNENIPKDYDFKKEKIWEQKWEDEELYKFLGDGTKPRYIIDTPPPYPTGSIHLGHVLNWVYIDMNARYRRLKGLDVLFTQGWDCHGLPTEVKVEETHGIKKNDVSRAKFREYCIELTTQNIAKMKDQMQALGFSQDWSREFITMTPEYMKRTQYSFLKMYDEGLIYQGIHPVNWCPRCETAIAFAEVEYSDNETFLNYVNFPPAMEDSYDNIASSKVSGKEANPEDEGVMIATTRPELMSACVAVVVHPDDERYAHLVDKYVEVPLSHQKVKIYPDEEVDPEFGTGAVMVCTFGDKTDVAWVNKHNLEILDAIDEKGRLTEVAGRYEGMDLATCKAKTIEDLKDEGYLLKQEKVDQNVGQCWRCKTPIEILVKKQWFVAVNKLIEQTKEAAEEMNWVPEHMKSRMINWADSMEWDWCISRQRLFATPIPVWFCKDCGKVMLPDVEDLPVDPTHDKPKKACSCGCEEFIGEEDVLDTWMDSSISPLSIAGWPNEGYENNFPANIRPQGHDIIRTWAFYTTLRCLALTGKKPFDDIVINGMVFGEDGYKMSKSRGNVIAPDEVIEQYGADALRTWAANSVPGSDVIFDWKDIKHGYRFLRKFWNAFRFISMQIFDEEVNYDEIKDNFDPLDLWILSKLNNLNKVVDNAFANYDFATTITSIEKFIWHDFCDEYIEAVKYRLYNDDVSDSSRKAAKYTLRNVIETSLKLLSPIVPFFAEEVYQYFGDGESIHKTSWPEVNEDLVSEEYENKGNITVDLIDEVRRFKSSSKIPLNAQLSEVNVYTNDGNLVEVFNEFSQDIEGTLKIDDLAIKTGKPEVHEKIIEVEPDMSQIGPMFKKDAGKIIGYLKSRDIEEIADELENSGELAIGEITVGKDLLNISKEIVGASGKKVDILQSENLDVIVEVIR encoded by the coding sequence ATGTCAAATGAGAATATTCCTAAAGACTATGATTTTAAAAAAGAAAAGATTTGGGAGCAAAAATGGGAAGATGAGGAACTTTATAAATTCCTCGGTGATGGAACTAAACCTAGATATATAATTGATACTCCACCACCATATCCAACAGGTTCTATTCATTTAGGCCATGTATTGAATTGGGTTTATATTGATATGAATGCAAGATATAGGAGATTAAAAGGATTAGACGTTCTATTTACTCAGGGATGGGACTGTCACGGTCTTCCTACTGAAGTTAAAGTTGAAGAAACTCATGGAATTAAGAAAAATGATGTTTCAAGAGCTAAATTCAGAGAGTATTGTATTGAGTTAACTACCCAGAACATAGCTAAAATGAAAGATCAGATGCAAGCTTTAGGTTTTTCACAGGATTGGAGCCGTGAATTTATTACAATGACTCCGGAATACATGAAAAGGACACAGTATTCCTTTTTAAAAATGTATGATGAAGGATTGATTTACCAGGGAATCCATCCGGTTAACTGGTGTCCTCGTTGTGAAACAGCTATTGCTTTTGCAGAAGTGGAATACAGCGATAATGAAACATTTTTAAACTATGTTAACTTCCCGCCAGCTATGGAAGATTCTTATGATAATATAGCCAGTTCTAAAGTTTCAGGCAAAGAGGCTAATCCTGAAGATGAAGGAGTAATGATTGCAACTACCCGTCCGGAGTTAATGTCTGCTTGTGTAGCTGTTGTAGTTCATCCTGATGATGAAAGATATGCTCATTTAGTTGATAAATATGTTGAAGTGCCTTTATCTCATCAGAAAGTAAAAATTTACCCTGATGAAGAAGTAGACCCTGAATTTGGTACCGGTGCAGTAATGGTTTGTACTTTCGGGGATAAAACAGATGTAGCCTGGGTAAATAAACATAATCTGGAAATTCTTGATGCTATTGATGAAAAAGGCAGATTAACTGAAGTTGCAGGAAGATATGAAGGAATGGATTTGGCTACATGTAAAGCTAAAACTATTGAAGATTTGAAAGATGAAGGATATCTTTTAAAACAGGAAAAAGTTGACCAGAATGTTGGTCAGTGCTGGAGATGTAAAACTCCTATTGAAATTTTAGTTAAAAAACAATGGTTTGTAGCTGTAAATAAGTTAATCGAGCAAACTAAAGAAGCAGCAGAAGAAATGAACTGGGTTCCTGAACACATGAAAAGCCGTATGATTAACTGGGCAGATTCTATGGAATGGGACTGGTGTATTTCAAGACAAAGGTTATTTGCAACTCCTATACCTGTCTGGTTCTGTAAAGATTGTGGTAAAGTAATGCTTCCTGATGTTGAAGACTTGCCAGTTGATCCGACTCATGATAAACCTAAAAAAGCATGCAGCTGTGGCTGTGAAGAATTCATCGGAGAAGAGGATGTTTTAGATACATGGATGGACAGTTCCATTTCACCGCTTTCAATTGCAGGATGGCCTAATGAAGGTTATGAAAACAATTTCCCGGCAAATATCCGTCCACAGGGACATGATATTATCAGAACATGGGCATTTTATACGACACTTCGTTGTCTTGCTTTAACCGGTAAAAAACCATTTGATGATATTGTAATCAATGGTATGGTATTTGGTGAAGACGGATACAAAATGAGTAAGTCCAGAGGAAATGTAATTGCACCTGATGAAGTAATTGAACAGTATGGTGCAGATGCTTTAAGAACATGGGCAGCTAACAGTGTACCGGGTTCAGATGTAATATTTGACTGGAAAGACATTAAACACGGTTACAGATTCTTAAGAAAATTCTGGAATGCATTCAGATTCATTAGTATGCAGATATTTGATGAAGAGGTAAACTATGATGAAATAAAAGATAACTTTGATCCCCTTGATTTATGGATTTTATCTAAATTAAATAACCTCAATAAAGTTGTAGATAATGCATTTGCAAATTATGATTTTGCAACTACAATCACATCAATTGAAAAGTTCATCTGGCATGATTTCTGTGATGAATACATTGAAGCAGTAAAATACAGATTGTACAATGATGATGTAAGCGATTCATCAAGAAAAGCAGCTAAATACACTTTAAGAAATGTTATTGAAACTTCATTAAAATTATTATCTCCAATTGTACCATTCTTTGCAGAGGAAGTTTACCAGTACTTCGGTGACGGGGAATCTATTCATAAAACCTCCTGGCCTGAAGTTAATGAAGATTTGGTAAGTGAAGAATACGAAAATAAAGGTAATATCACTGTAGATTTAATCGATGAAGTAAGAAGATTCAAATCCAGTTCAAAAATACCTCTTAACGCTCAGTTATCTGAAGTCAATGTTTATACCAATGACGGCAATTTAGTTGAAGTGTTCAATGAATTTTCACAGGATATTGAAGGAACTCTTAAAATTGATGATTTGGCTATTAAAACAGGAAAACCTGAAGTCCATGAAAAAATCATTGAAGTTGAACCTGACATGTCTCAAATCGGACCGATGTTTAAAAAAGATGCCGGAAAAATCATAGGTTACCTAAAATCCAGGGACATTGAAGAAATAGCTGATGAATTAGAAAATTCAGGTGAATTGGCTATTGGGGAGATTACTGTTGGTAAAGATTTATTAAACATCTCAAAAGAAATTGTAGGAGCTTCCGGTAAAAAAGTGGATATCCTGCAGTCTGAAAATTTAGATGTTATTGTTGAAGTAATTAGATAA